The genome window TCATGCCATTAAATGTAAAGTACAGTTGATCATCATTTCTGGCAAGGAAGAAATACCTCAAGAATATATTGAAAAAGCCAAGGAAAAAGGGGTAAGTTTAATCAGAGTTCCCAAGGATACCTATACCATTTCAAAATTAATAAACCAATGTAATTTTGTATCTTCCATTATGATTTCTGAAAATATCATGAAATTTGATGAAAATGAATATCTAGATGAAGTTAAGGAAGAAATAGTGAATAAAAACCATGCAAATTATCCCATTGTAGATAGTGAAAATAAATATCTAGGGATAATGAATAAACAACATTTATTAATTCCTGATAAAAAACAAGTTATTCTAGTAGATCATAATGAATATGCTCAAAGTGCTCAGGGCATTCGTGAGGCGGAGATTATGGAGATCATAGATCATCATAAATTAGGAGATATATCCACTACTCTACCCATTCATTTTAGAAACTTACCTGTAGGGAGTACCTGTACCATTGTCTACAATATGTACAGAGAATATGGAGTTGAAATCAGCGCAAAAATGGCAGGGTTACTCATGGCAGGGATTCTATCGGATACTCTTTCATTAAAGTCACCCACTACTACTGAAATTGATCATCATGCGATTAGAGAATTAAATAAGATTTTACATCTAGATATAGAGGATTTTTCGATGAGTATGTTCAAGGCGGGGACCTCTTTAGAAGGACAGAGTGTACAAGATATCTTTTTCAAGGACTATAAGGTCTTTAATGTTGGTCAAGATAAAATAGGAGTGTCACAAGTATTTACCCTAGATATCGAAGAAGTTTTTTCAAGAAAAGAAGTATTTCTTGAGTTTATAAGAAATGTACATCAAGAAAAAAATCATTTTCTTACTCTTCTTATTATAACAGATATCTTAAAAGGTGGATCTTATGTCCTTTATGAATGTGGGATAAGAAAGTTTATTTCCACAGCTTTCAATGTAGAGGCCTATCAGGGGGTATTTGTAAAAGACATAGTATCTAGGAAAAAACAAGTGGTGCCAAGAATTATGCAGGCAATAAATATGCTTAAATAAAAGTTTTAGGAGGGTTTACATGGATAAAGGATATGTACAGATATATACGGGAGATGGAAAGGGCAAAACCACTGCTGCTTTAGGCCTTTCTTTACGGGCAGTATGCGCTGGAAAAAAGGTTTATTTTGGTCAATTTATAAAGGGAATGGATTATAGCGAATTAAAGGCAGTAGAATTTCTTCCTCATTTAAAAATAAAACAATTCGGACAAGATTGTTTTATTTTCAA of Irregularibacter muris contains these proteins:
- a CDS encoding putative manganese-dependent inorganic diphosphatase, which translates into the protein MKTLIFGHRNPDTDSIASAIALSHLKNKLGNNTLPCRLGAVNKETKYVLDYFQMESPHLIGNVKTQVRDLNYDKIPGLLPHYSILHAYKLMEKNNIRTLPIVDHNNQLMGIITMKDIAMALITGDLYKLETSMDNILQDLEGEALVVEKEKFQGKISVIALYSRTLKKLDFLNEESIVIVGDRFSIIDHAIKCKVQLIIISGKEEIPQEYIEKAKEKGVSLIRVPKDTYTISKLINQCNFVSSIMISENIMKFDENEYLDEVKEEIVNKNHANYPIVDSENKYLGIMNKQHLLIPDKKQVILVDHNEYAQSAQGIREAEIMEIIDHHKLGDISTTLPIHFRNLPVGSTCTIVYNMYREYGVEISAKMAGLLMAGILSDTLSLKSPTTTEIDHHAIRELNKILHLDIEDFSMSMFKAGTSLEGQSVQDIFFKDYKVFNVGQDKIGVSQVFTLDIEEVFSRKEVFLEFIRNVHQEKNHFLTLLIITDILKGGSYVLYECGIRKFISTAFNVEAYQGVFVKDIVSRKKQVVPRIMQAINMLK